Within the Granulicella sibirica genome, the region CAGCTCACCTCGATGTCATGATGAGCGGTGGCGAAATCCAGGTCTATCTGGATCCGTCGTTTGGCTATCAGTTTAAGTCGCTCCTGGATGCCACCGTAGAAATCACCGGTGTTGCCGGCGGTACCTTCGATGCCAAGAACCAGCTCACCGGCATTGTCCTCTATGTACCTGGACCCTCATCGCTTCGGGTGCTTCAGAAGCCAGGCGTCAATCTTGAAAATCTTCCGCTCACCGATATCGACGAGGTCTTCCGCTTCCGCAGCGTGGAAGATCGGTCCGTGCGCGTGCGCGTCCGGGGAGCCCTTACCTTCTATAAAAAAGGCGACTCCGCAGTGCTTGAGCAGGGCGGAAAGAGCATCTACATCCAGACCCGCCAGACCGACGACTTCAACCTTGGGGACGTGGTCGACGCCTTCGGCTTCGCGAGCGATCGCGAGTATGCCCCGAGCCTTCGTGAGGGATCGCTCGTCCGGGTCGGGCAGACCGAGGAAATCAAGCCGCGCGCGGTCACGTACGAGCAGGCGGCCAGCGGAGACTACAGCGACAATCTCATCTCGGTGGAAGGAACCGTCATCTCGCAGCTTCGCGGACCATTCTCAGAGACGCTTGTCGTCGATGTGGACGGACATCTCGTCAACGCCAAGGTGGAAGGCAGGGATACACTTCCGGGATTTCAGCAGCAGAGCCGCGTCCGACTGACTGGAATATGCCGCATCCTGCCTCTGGGACCATGGCGGAAGGCCTCGCTCTTTCACCTCGATCTACGCCGTCCCTCGGACGTGGTCCTCATTGCGAGCCCTCCCTGGTGGACCGTCCGGCATCTACTCGAAACCGTCATGGCCCTCCTCGCCCTGGCCGTCATCATCGCCACCTGGGCTATCCTCCTGAGGCGCCGCCTCGTCGTGCAGACCTCCCGCATCAAGCGCTCCATGATCGTAGCCCGTGAGCGAAGCCGCATTCTCGAAAAGATCAGCTCCAATCAGCCACCGGACGCCGTGCTCTCCGCTATCTGTAATTCCATCAAGACACTTCTACCAGGCGTTGAGTGCTCGTATCTCCTCGACGGCATGAACGTTTCGGAAGGCGACCTGCGCCAGACGAGTCGGCAGAGCAATCCGAGCCGGCTCTTCGAGATCGCGCTTACGGGAGACGGAAAGGATACCGTCGGAAACATAACCGTCGAGGCCCGTCCAGGCTACGTCCCTTCCGAGGATCGGCACGAGGTCTACGAGATGCTCTCGGAGACGGCAACGCTCGCCATTCGCCAGTCGCTTCTTCACCAGGCGCTCGTCCATCACTCCACCCACGACGCCCTCACCGAACTTCCCAACCGCCGCCTCTGCGAGATGCGCCTCAGCGCCGCCTTCGACGACGTAGCGCTCCACGGCAGCGGCCTCGCCCTCATCTACATCGACGTCGACGAGTTCAAGGAAGTGAATGATCAATACGGCCACAGGATGGGCGACCTCTACCTGAAGCAGATCAGCCAGCGCCTGCTCGCCGCCAAGCGTTCGAGCGACATGCTCGCCCGCATCGGTGGTGATGAGTTCCTCGTTATCGTGCCGCTCGAAGCCTCCTCCGAGGACGCTGAAGGTGTCTGCGAGAGGCTCAAAACCTGCTTCGAGGAAGCATTCTCCATCGAGGGCAGAATCATCACCGGCTCCGCCAGCTTCGGCCTCGCCAAGTATCCCGAAGACGGTTTCAGCGCCGAGGCCCTGAAACGTAGCGCCGACCACGCGATGTACGGCGCAAAGCGCAGCCGGTCCGGTCCAACCCTCGTCCGAGGTTGACCGGCGGACTCAATGGCTCGTCAGAGCCTTGAGATAGAGATACTCGAACTGGACACCCGTGTAGTAATCAACGACGCGGATCCGCTCGTCGCGTCCATGCGCCCGGTCATCGTCGTGGTCGATCCCCATGCCGGAAAATCCGTAACTGGGAATCCCCGCATTCATCGTGTAGATGCTATCCGAAGCCCCAGTCTCCATGCGCGGGATAATCGGAATCTCCGGCCACATCGCCTTCACCGTAGCCTCGAGTGGCCCAAATACCTCGGGATTCAACGGTGGCGGAGCCATCGACTTGCGATCCGAACCCTGATCCAGGACCTCACCGCCGTCCGTCATGTACTGCACCTTCAGCGACGGATCGGCAAAGATACGAATCAATTCCTTGCGAATCTCTTCCTGTGAATGCCCCGGAAAGATGCGGCAGTTGACATTCGCGATCGCCGACCCCGGAAGCGCATTCGGAGCATGCCCCGCCGTCATCATGGTCGCCACGCAGGTTG harbors:
- a CDS encoding GGDEF domain-containing protein, with the protein product MSRIHSSRDWILRRPPHYDRAPRRAAVSSRLAFAFLSLFFLSVGFQGQSFAAPTSASADTITSAGRLHELPASEAVNRKVHLIGTVSYYDPNEAVMFFQDSTGGVFVNSDHIYPVRTGDLVEVDGFANPSFRSEVASGATIRLLGHGQTFRAPESQYADLAMGRGDCRLVTVHGIVRAQDIEQHQNALSAHLDVMMSGGEIQVYLDPSFGYQFKSLLDATVEITGVAGGTFDAKNQLTGIVLYVPGPSSLRVLQKPGVNLENLPLTDIDEVFRFRSVEDRSVRVRVRGALTFYKKGDSAVLEQGGKSIYIQTRQTDDFNLGDVVDAFGFASDREYAPSLREGSLVRVGQTEEIKPRAVTYEQAASGDYSDNLISVEGTVISQLRGPFSETLVVDVDGHLVNAKVEGRDTLPGFQQQSRVRLTGICRILPLGPWRKASLFHLDLRRPSDVVLIASPPWWTVRHLLETVMALLALAVIIATWAILLRRRLVVQTSRIKRSMIVARERSRILEKISSNQPPDAVLSAICNSIKTLLPGVECSYLLDGMNVSEGDLRQTSRQSNPSRLFEIALTGDGKDTVGNITVEARPGYVPSEDRHEVYEMLSETATLAIRQSLLHQALVHHSTHDALTELPNRRLCEMRLSAAFDDVALHGSGLALIYIDVDEFKEVNDQYGHRMGDLYLKQISQRLLAAKRSSDMLARIGGDEFLVIVPLEASSEDAEGVCERLKTCFEEAFSIEGRIITGSASFGLAKYPEDGFSAEALKRSADHAMYGAKRSRSGPTLVRG